In Arthrobacter sp. SLBN-112, a genomic segment contains:
- a CDS encoding iron-containing redox enzyme family protein has protein sequence MRIPDTRGPLTSALFTVLAQAPGAAGTELDRLYRLAARQVAGTGDIIGDEDIQLALFCLYELHYSGLDSVSDNWEWEPALIRVRQLVEEPFEAALRAAAHQAAGDFELPDRGAITSDEVADVLFGLAAMDTGPSLSRYVARKASLEQLREFLVHKSVYQLKEADPHTWAIPRLSGRPKAALVEIQADEYGGGRPERMHSALFARTMRGLGLDDRYGAYVDAVPAVSLATVNLMSLCGLNRRLRGAITGHLAIYEMTSSQPNRFYGNGFRRHGFGAEVTHYFDEHVEADAVHEQIAGRDLAGGLVEAEPHLLADVLFGASAVMALDSRLSTHLMSSWEAGASSLRTAVAAAA, from the coding sequence ATGAGAATCCCGGACACCAGAGGCCCCCTCACCAGCGCCCTGTTCACAGTCCTGGCCCAGGCACCGGGTGCCGCAGGGACGGAGCTGGACCGGCTCTACCGCCTGGCGGCGCGGCAGGTGGCCGGCACCGGTGACATCATTGGGGACGAGGACATCCAACTGGCACTCTTTTGCCTCTACGAGCTCCATTACTCCGGCCTGGACAGCGTCTCGGACAACTGGGAGTGGGAGCCGGCGTTGATCAGGGTCCGGCAGCTGGTCGAGGAACCGTTCGAGGCGGCCCTCCGCGCTGCCGCACACCAGGCGGCCGGAGACTTCGAACTGCCCGACCGCGGCGCCATAACCAGCGACGAAGTAGCCGACGTCCTGTTCGGCCTCGCCGCCATGGACACCGGTCCCAGCCTCTCCCGCTACGTTGCCAGGAAGGCAAGCCTGGAGCAGCTCCGGGAATTCCTGGTCCACAAGTCGGTGTACCAGCTGAAGGAAGCCGATCCGCACACATGGGCCATTCCGCGGCTCAGCGGACGGCCCAAGGCGGCCTTGGTGGAAATCCAGGCGGACGAATACGGTGGCGGCCGGCCCGAGCGGATGCACAGCGCGCTGTTCGCCCGGACCATGCGCGGCCTGGGCCTCGACGACAGGTACGGCGCCTACGTTGATGCCGTCCCCGCAGTCTCCCTCGCCACCGTTAACCTCATGTCGCTCTGCGGCCTGAACCGGCGGCTCCGGGGTGCCATCACCGGCCACCTGGCGATCTACGAAATGACGTCCTCCCAGCCCAACCGGTTCTACGGTAACGGATTCCGCCGGCACGGTTTCGGCGCCGAGGTTACCCACTACTTCGATGAGCATGTGGAGGCAGACGCCGTCCATGAACAGATCGCAGGCCGTGACCTCGCCGGCGGCCTGGTCGAGGCCGAGCCGCACCTCCTCGCGGACGTCCTGTTTGGGGCGAGTGCCGTCATGGCCCTCGACAGCAGGCTGTCCACCCACCTGATGTCCTCGTGGGAGGCCGGGGCATCATCGCTGCGGACGGCCGTAGCGGCGGCAGCATGA
- a CDS encoding cation:proton antiporter regulatory subunit — protein sequence MNVDETNLPGLGRRRDFMTASGRRIGVVELREGQTELIVSTWDDPDTCQASIPLTSDEAATLGNLLGGTHLAMKLAEEHKDVPGIVTRQFSIAADSPFQGQPMGKACIRTRCGVSIVAIMREGEVLPSPGPDVVLHPGDLLVAVGTQEGLDSAANILRNG from the coding sequence ATGAACGTGGACGAAACCAACCTGCCCGGCCTGGGCCGCCGGAGGGATTTCATGACCGCCTCGGGACGCCGCATAGGTGTGGTGGAGCTTCGGGAAGGCCAAACGGAACTTATCGTTTCCACCTGGGACGATCCCGATACCTGCCAGGCCTCGATTCCGCTCACCAGCGATGAAGCCGCCACCCTGGGCAACCTTTTGGGTGGCACCCACTTGGCCATGAAGCTCGCCGAAGAGCACAAGGACGTCCCCGGTATCGTCACCCGCCAGTTCTCCATCGCTGCGGACTCCCCGTTCCAGGGCCAGCCCATGGGCAAGGCGTGTATCCGCACCCGGTGCGGCGTTTCCATCGTGGCCATCATGCGCGAGGGTGAGGTGCTGCCCTCGCCTGGGCCCGACGTCGTCCTCCACCCCGGTGACCTGCTGGTGGCGGTGGGCACCCAGGAGGGCCTGGACTCTGCGGCCAATATCCTGCGTAACGGCTAA
- a CDS encoding Na+/H+ antiporter subunit D, which yields MNIASLAPLAVVLPILGAALTFLLIRHSRAQRAVSIGLLSLTLALECLLLASAWSSGTAAVTIGGWLPPWGIVMVVDQFSSLMLVVSSAVSLAVLVYATGQGMADGDEDAPVSIFHPTYLILVAGVSNAFLSGDLFNLYVGFEILLTASYVLMTLGGTGPRIRAGVTYVVVSVVSSVLFLIAIAMVYGATGTVNMADLALKLGELDQGTRTLLHVMLLVAFGIKAAVFPLSFWLPDSYPTAPAPVTAVFAGLLTKVGVYAMVRTETLLFPGDTLNTPLMVVALLTMVVGILGALAQSDIKRLLSFTLVSHIGYMVFGLAMSSVAGLAAAVFYVAHHITIQTSLFMVTGLIERRGGSSSVDRLGGLAKLSPMLALLFFIPGMNLAGIPPFSGFLGKVGLLQAGVELGTPLAYALVTGGVLTSLLTLLAIARVWNRAFWRKPEDAEHPDPVLLAGPSGRAAGPGAKLNTVTLLPRTMVGSTLGLVVLGVALTVFAGPLFGLSGQAARDMLDRAPYIQSVLGENTAVPATVTGGGR from the coding sequence GTGAACATCGCCAGCCTGGCCCCGCTCGCCGTCGTCCTTCCCATCCTGGGCGCCGCCCTGACCTTCCTGCTGATCCGGCACTCCCGGGCCCAGCGGGCAGTGAGTATCGGACTGTTGTCGCTGACCCTGGCGCTCGAATGCCTCCTGCTGGCATCCGCGTGGAGCAGCGGGACCGCAGCGGTGACCATCGGCGGCTGGCTGCCGCCCTGGGGCATTGTGATGGTGGTGGACCAGTTCTCGTCACTGATGCTGGTGGTCTCCTCGGCCGTGAGCCTGGCCGTGCTGGTGTACGCCACCGGGCAGGGCATGGCCGACGGCGACGAGGACGCCCCGGTCTCGATCTTCCACCCCACCTACCTGATCCTGGTGGCAGGGGTGTCCAACGCGTTCCTCTCCGGGGACCTCTTCAACCTTTACGTCGGCTTCGAGATCCTCCTGACCGCAAGCTACGTGCTGATGACCCTCGGCGGCACCGGGCCACGCATCCGAGCCGGCGTCACCTACGTGGTGGTGTCGGTGGTGTCCTCGGTGCTGTTCCTGATCGCCATCGCCATGGTGTACGGCGCAACGGGCACCGTGAACATGGCCGACCTCGCCCTCAAGCTGGGCGAGCTGGACCAGGGCACCAGGACCCTGCTGCATGTCATGCTGCTGGTGGCGTTCGGCATCAAGGCCGCCGTCTTCCCCCTGTCCTTCTGGCTCCCCGACTCCTACCCAACGGCGCCGGCACCTGTCACCGCCGTGTTCGCCGGCCTGTTGACCAAGGTAGGCGTGTACGCGATGGTCAGGACCGAGACGCTGCTGTTCCCCGGCGACACCCTTAACACGCCCCTGATGGTGGTGGCGCTGCTGACCATGGTGGTGGGCATCCTTGGTGCGCTGGCGCAAAGCGACATCAAGCGTCTGCTCTCGTTCACCCTGGTCAGCCACATCGGGTACATGGTGTTCGGGCTGGCCATGTCCTCCGTGGCCGGGCTGGCGGCGGCGGTCTTCTACGTGGCCCACCACATCACCATCCAGACCAGCCTCTTCATGGTGACCGGACTTATTGAACGCCGCGGCGGCAGCTCCTCGGTCGACCGGCTGGGCGGCCTGGCCAAGCTCTCACCCATGCTTGCGCTGCTGTTCTTCATCCCGGGCATGAACCTGGCCGGCATCCCGCCCTTCTCCGGGTTCCTTGGCAAGGTGGGCCTGCTCCAGGCCGGCGTTGAGCTGGGCACCCCCCTGGCCTATGCGCTGGTGACCGGCGGGGTGCTGACCAGCCTCCTGACGCTGCTTGCGATCGCCCGCGTCTGGAACCGCGCGTTCTGGCGGAAGCCGGAGGACGCCGAACATCCGGACCCGGTGCTCCTGGCCGGCCCCTCGGGGCGCGCCGCCGGGCCGGGTGCCAAACTCAACACCGTCACGCTCCTGCCGCGCACCATGGTTGGCTCAACCCTGGGCCTGGTGGTCCTCGGTGTCGCCCTCACCGTGTTCGCGGGGCCACTGTTCGGGCTCTCCGGCCAGGCCGCGCGGGACATGCTTGACCGGGCGCCGTATATCCAGTCGGTCCTCGGCGAAAATACCGCTGTCCCGGCCACCGTGACGGGAGGAGGACGATGA
- a CDS encoding MFS transporter: protein MNSASAQGAMRPASELETGTRTSSKRRILAWASWDWGSAAFNAVMTTFVFTVYLTSNAFGGEDSASAVLGAALAVAGLAIALLAPVTGQRSDAGGRRKLWLGVNSAAVAILTALCFFVFPHPEFLLLGACLIALGNVFFEFAGVNYNAMLAQVSTPQNIGKVSGFGWGAGYLGGIVALLIVLQLFVQPAFDWFGASTTDSLNIRLVAVFSALWFFVFALPVLFAVPELPRTTQAARLGFLASYGLLLRRIKAIYATSPHTIYFLLASAVFRDGLAAVFTFGGIIAAGTFGFALSQVIFFAIFGNVVAAIGAVIGGFLDDKVGPKAVITGSLVGLLIAGTAILVLGNGNYSFFGMDWAGSTTFWVFGLFLCLFVGPAQSSSRAYLARLAPHGESGELFGLYATTGRAVSFLAPALFTLCITVATPLVPAGQAQRWGILGIMVVLLAGLLVLLPVKSPDQAPIAVVPAA from the coding sequence ATGAACAGCGCCAGCGCTCAGGGGGCAATGCGGCCTGCCTCGGAACTCGAAACCGGAACCCGGACCTCCAGCAAGCGCCGCATCCTGGCGTGGGCCTCGTGGGACTGGGGTTCGGCGGCCTTCAACGCGGTCATGACCACGTTCGTGTTCACTGTCTACCTGACCTCCAATGCCTTCGGCGGGGAGGACAGCGCCTCCGCGGTCCTGGGCGCCGCACTGGCCGTTGCCGGGCTGGCCATCGCACTCCTGGCGCCGGTCACCGGCCAGCGCTCGGATGCGGGCGGCCGCCGCAAGCTGTGGCTGGGAGTGAACTCCGCCGCCGTCGCCATCCTCACCGCCCTGTGTTTCTTCGTGTTTCCGCACCCGGAATTCCTGCTCCTTGGTGCCTGCCTGATCGCCCTGGGCAATGTGTTCTTCGAATTCGCCGGGGTTAACTACAACGCCATGCTTGCCCAGGTCTCCACGCCGCAGAACATCGGGAAGGTCAGCGGGTTCGGCTGGGGCGCAGGCTACCTCGGCGGAATCGTGGCCCTCCTGATCGTCCTGCAACTGTTCGTCCAACCGGCTTTCGACTGGTTCGGGGCATCCACCACGGACAGCCTCAACATCCGGCTGGTGGCCGTCTTCTCCGCCCTCTGGTTTTTCGTCTTCGCCCTCCCGGTCCTGTTCGCCGTCCCCGAACTGCCCCGCACCACGCAGGCCGCACGCCTGGGCTTCCTGGCCAGCTACGGGCTGCTGCTCCGGCGCATCAAGGCCATCTACGCCACCAGCCCGCACACCATCTACTTCCTGCTCGCCAGTGCCGTTTTCCGGGACGGCCTCGCCGCCGTCTTCACCTTTGGCGGCATCATCGCTGCCGGCACCTTCGGCTTCGCCCTGTCCCAGGTCATCTTCTTCGCCATCTTCGGTAACGTGGTGGCGGCCATCGGCGCCGTGATTGGCGGTTTCCTCGACGACAAGGTGGGCCCCAAGGCCGTCATCACGGGTTCCCTCGTGGGGCTCCTGATCGCCGGGACCGCCATCCTGGTCCTCGGCAACGGAAACTATTCCTTCTTCGGCATGGATTGGGCCGGGAGCACCACCTTCTGGGTGTTCGGGCTGTTCCTCTGCCTGTTCGTGGGGCCGGCCCAGTCCTCGTCCCGCGCCTACCTGGCCCGGCTGGCGCCGCACGGGGAATCGGGAGAGCTCTTCGGCCTGTATGCCACCACCGGACGGGCGGTCAGCTTCCTGGCACCCGCCCTGTTCACCCTTTGCATCACGGTGGCCACCCCGCTGGTACCGGCAGGGCAGGCGCAGCGCTGGGGCATCCTGGGCATCATGGTGGTGCTCTTGGCCGGGCTCCTGGTCCTGCTGCCGGTGAAGTCTCCGGACCAGGCTCCCATCGCCGTGGTTCCCGCCGCCTGA
- a CDS encoding monovalent cation/H+ antiporter complex subunit F — MMPVVLAVTAVIFSLAAGGAIIRIARGPSLLDRVLAADVLLAILGGALCVDMAVNRHLNNLMLVVAISIIGFIGSVTVARFVADRRVNPNES, encoded by the coding sequence ATGATGCCCGTTGTCCTGGCGGTCACGGCCGTCATTTTCTCGCTGGCCGCCGGCGGGGCCATCATCCGGATTGCCCGCGGCCCTTCGCTGCTGGACCGGGTCCTCGCGGCCGACGTGCTGCTTGCCATCCTGGGCGGGGCCCTGTGCGTGGACATGGCGGTGAACCGGCACCTGAACAACTTGATGCTGGTGGTGGCCATCTCCATCATCGGGTTCATCGGGTCAGTGACGGTGGCCCGGTTCGTCGCAGACCGGAGGGTGAACCCCAATGAATCCTGA
- a CDS encoding Na(+)/H(+) antiporter subunit C, which produces MSVNLTLLIVMGALYACGIYLILERSLTRVLLGLMLLANATNLLILSTGGYAGLAPFFTKDTPAADYNDPLPQALILTSIVISFAVTAFMLGIIYRTWVLAREDDIQDDVEDLRVAETPSFDAEDDAEVPAETSEFPLATVTAGGREMPAEHAAAEEKPGSLNIEPGPEGGKK; this is translated from the coding sequence ATGAGCGTCAACCTGACCCTGCTGATCGTCATGGGCGCCCTGTATGCCTGCGGCATCTACCTCATCCTCGAACGCAGCCTGACCCGCGTCCTGCTGGGACTGATGCTGCTGGCCAACGCCACCAACCTGCTGATCCTCTCCACCGGCGGATACGCCGGCCTGGCCCCGTTCTTCACCAAGGACACGCCCGCCGCCGATTACAACGACCCCCTGCCGCAAGCCCTGATCCTGACCTCGATCGTGATCTCCTTCGCCGTCACCGCGTTCATGCTGGGCATCATCTACCGCACGTGGGTGCTGGCACGCGAGGACGACATCCAGGACGACGTGGAGGACCTCCGGGTGGCGGAAACCCCCAGCTTCGACGCGGAGGATGACGCCGAAGTCCCTGCTGAAACATCCGAGTTCCCGCTCGCCACCGTCACCGCGGGAGGCCGGGAAATGCCGGCCGAACACGCAGCCGCGGAGGAAAAACCGGGCTCGCTCAACATTGAACCCGGCCCGGAAGGCGGCAAAAAGTGA
- a CDS encoding Na+/H+ antiporter subunit E: protein MSRKRISLRQELPLLVWLVIVWGALWQDFSPGNLLFGALLAVGVARLFYLPPVELSGRFNILYAVPFAFAFLGKVVVASGQVLYLATVRGPKVTNAVVAVKLRSHQDLIVTATGHVISLIPGSLVVEVDRPASTLYLHALNITSKQDIEGLRNEVRSIEAGLIRIMGSVEELEAVRMEASA, encoded by the coding sequence ATGAGCCGCAAACGGATTTCGCTGCGCCAGGAGCTTCCGCTGCTGGTGTGGCTGGTGATTGTCTGGGGCGCCCTGTGGCAGGACTTCAGCCCCGGAAACCTGCTCTTCGGCGCCCTGCTGGCGGTGGGGGTTGCCCGGTTGTTCTACCTTCCGCCGGTGGAGCTCAGCGGCCGGTTCAACATCCTGTACGCCGTACCCTTCGCCTTTGCCTTCCTGGGGAAGGTGGTGGTGGCCAGCGGCCAGGTCCTGTACCTGGCGACCGTCCGGGGACCCAAGGTGACCAACGCCGTCGTCGCGGTAAAGCTCCGCAGCCACCAGGACCTGATCGTCACCGCCACCGGGCACGTGATCTCCCTGATCCCAGGCTCCCTGGTGGTGGAGGTGGACCGCCCGGCCTCCACCCTGTACCTGCATGCACTCAACATCACCTCGAAGCAGGACATCGAGGGCCTGCGGAACGAGGTACGGTCCATCGAGGCCGGCCTGATCCGCATCATGGGCTCCGTCGAAGAACTTGAAGCCGTCCGAATGGAGGCATCCGCATGA
- a CDS encoding ATP-binding cassette domain-containing protein — protein sequence MAPAQGAVRPAAVTARGWGWRHAGRAKPAVHALDLDISPGERVLLLGPSGAGKSTLLHALAGVLGDINDDGEAGDADESGSLLVDGARPRDRRGRSGLMQQDPETQVVLSRVGDDVAFGAENLAVPRDAIWARVHEALADVGLSHLPLDHPTSALSGGQKQRLALAGILAMRPGLILLDEPTANLDPDGVLEVRDAVARCLDKTGATLVVVEHRVSVWKDLVDRIVVLQPGSASDPAVLLDGPPDRVLSEARAMLTAAGVWVPGYVPATRRRADVPAAGTGNLLLAAEDLGVSRERPRRKGFRKIPPVPVQEGVAAQVRAGQALAVTGPNGAGKSTFALTLAGLLEPVSGKVSATVDLSRGAGIDPYTWKAEQLISRVGTVFQEPEHQFVTGKVLDELLFGPRHLGHGEDRVEELLERLRLTQLVDANPYTLSGGEKRRLSVATVLAASPQVLVLDEPTFGQDANTWAELASFLSELLDAGTAVVSVTHDAEFTAALGGAELRMAAAEPVAP from the coding sequence ATGGCACCAGCCCAGGGCGCCGTCCGCCCCGCCGCCGTCACGGCCCGGGGCTGGGGCTGGCGGCATGCCGGCCGGGCAAAACCTGCCGTCCATGCCCTCGACCTGGACATCAGCCCCGGCGAGCGGGTGCTCCTGCTCGGTCCCTCGGGTGCCGGGAAGTCAACGCTGCTGCATGCCCTCGCCGGGGTGCTGGGTGATATCAACGACGACGGCGAGGCCGGCGACGCGGACGAGTCCGGTTCATTGCTGGTTGACGGCGCCCGGCCCCGGGACAGGCGCGGCCGGTCCGGCCTCATGCAGCAGGACCCGGAGACGCAGGTGGTCCTCTCCCGGGTCGGGGACGACGTCGCCTTCGGCGCCGAGAACCTTGCCGTGCCCCGCGACGCCATCTGGGCGCGCGTGCACGAGGCGCTTGCCGACGTCGGGCTGTCCCACCTCCCGCTGGACCACCCGACGTCGGCCCTCTCCGGCGGCCAGAAACAGCGCCTGGCGCTGGCCGGCATCCTCGCGATGCGCCCGGGGCTGATCCTGCTGGACGAACCCACCGCCAACCTGGACCCGGACGGCGTGCTGGAGGTCCGCGACGCCGTGGCGCGCTGCCTGGACAAGACCGGAGCCACCCTGGTGGTGGTGGAGCACCGGGTCTCCGTGTGGAAGGACCTGGTGGACCGGATCGTGGTCCTGCAGCCGGGCTCCGCCTCGGATCCCGCCGTGCTCCTGGACGGGCCCCCGGACCGGGTGCTCAGCGAAGCCCGGGCCATGCTGACGGCCGCCGGGGTGTGGGTGCCGGGGTACGTGCCGGCAACCCGCCGCCGGGCGGACGTCCCGGCCGCCGGAACCGGCAACCTCCTGCTGGCAGCCGAAGACCTCGGCGTCTCCCGCGAGCGTCCCCGCCGCAAAGGCTTCCGGAAAATCCCGCCGGTTCCGGTCCAGGAGGGTGTTGCCGCGCAGGTCAGGGCCGGCCAGGCTCTGGCCGTCACGGGCCCCAACGGCGCCGGGAAATCAACGTTCGCGCTAACCCTCGCGGGGCTCCTGGAGCCGGTGTCCGGAAAAGTGTCCGCCACGGTGGACCTCAGCCGCGGTGCCGGGATCGACCCCTACACGTGGAAGGCCGAGCAGTTGATCTCGAGGGTGGGCACCGTGTTCCAGGAGCCGGAGCACCAGTTCGTGACCGGCAAGGTGCTGGATGAGCTGCTGTTCGGGCCGCGGCATCTGGGCCACGGCGAGGACCGGGTGGAGGAACTGTTGGAGCGGCTGCGGCTCACCCAGCTGGTGGACGCAAACCCCTACACACTGTCCGGCGGTGAGAAACGGCGGCTGTCCGTGGCCACGGTCCTGGCCGCCAGCCCGCAGGTGCTGGTCCTGGACGAGCCCACGTTCGGGCAGGACGCCAACACCTGGGCCGAGCTGGCCTCGTTCCTGTCCGAACTCCTGGACGCCGGCACGGCAGTGGTGTCCGTGACCCACGACGCCGAATTCACCGCTGCCCTGGGCGGGGCCGAGCTGCGGATGGCTGCGGCGGAACCGGTGGCGCCATGA
- a CDS encoding cation:proton antiporter: MDPLAQTLIELGAVVFCLGLLARLAGRIGMSPIPFYLLGGLAFGAGGIVKLEGMHEFAHLSGEIGVILLLLMLGLEYTAAELFTGLRRSWQAGVLDLVLNFLPGAGLALLLGWGGVGAMVMGGVTYISSSGIAAKVITDLGRLGNRETPVVLSILVFEDLAMAVYLPILTAMLAGVSFLGGLTTVGIALAVVSLVLMVALRHGHHVSKAVHSENSEVFLLNVLGAALLVAGAASAMQVSAAVGAFMLGIAISGATAHSATRILEPLRDLFAAIFFVAFGLNTDPTSIPPVLGWALVLAAATAATKMLTGIWAAKRAGIARPGRFRAGAALIARGEFSIVIAGLAVASGAVPHQLAALATAYVLLMAVLGPLAARYVEPLAKAAIRRPAVAPQV, translated from the coding sequence ATGGATCCGCTGGCCCAGACCCTCATTGAGCTGGGGGCCGTCGTGTTCTGCCTCGGCCTGCTGGCCAGGCTTGCCGGCCGGATTGGAATGTCCCCTATCCCGTTCTACCTGCTGGGCGGGCTCGCTTTCGGGGCGGGCGGCATCGTCAAGCTCGAAGGGATGCACGAGTTCGCACACCTCTCCGGCGAGATCGGCGTCATCCTCCTGCTGCTTATGCTCGGACTGGAATATACGGCGGCCGAGCTGTTCACCGGGTTGCGCCGTTCGTGGCAGGCCGGTGTCCTGGACCTCGTCCTGAACTTCCTGCCCGGGGCCGGCCTCGCGCTGCTCCTGGGCTGGGGCGGCGTGGGGGCCATGGTCATGGGGGGCGTCACGTACATTTCCTCGTCCGGAATTGCCGCCAAAGTCATTACGGACCTGGGCCGGCTGGGAAACCGCGAAACCCCGGTGGTGCTGTCCATCCTGGTGTTCGAGGACCTGGCCATGGCCGTCTACCTGCCCATCCTCACGGCCATGCTCGCCGGCGTGAGCTTCCTGGGCGGCCTCACCACGGTGGGTATAGCCCTGGCGGTGGTGAGCCTGGTGCTGATGGTGGCGTTGCGCCACGGACACCATGTCTCCAAGGCCGTCCACAGCGAGAACTCTGAGGTCTTCCTGCTCAACGTCCTGGGTGCTGCGTTGCTGGTGGCTGGAGCCGCGTCGGCCATGCAGGTGTCCGCGGCGGTGGGCGCCTTCATGCTGGGCATCGCCATCTCCGGCGCCACGGCCCACAGCGCCACCCGCATCCTCGAACCGCTGCGCGACCTCTTCGCCGCCATCTTCTTCGTGGCGTTCGGGCTCAATACAGACCCCACATCCATCCCGCCGGTCCTGGGCTGGGCGCTGGTCCTGGCGGCAGCCACCGCGGCCACCAAGATGCTGACCGGTATCTGGGCGGCGAAACGGGCCGGAATCGCCCGTCCGGGCCGCTTCCGCGCCGGCGCCGCCCTGATCGCGCGCGGCGAATTCTCCATCGTGATCGCGGGCCTGGCGGTCGCTTCCGGAGCGGTTCCGCACCAGCTGGCGGCGCTGGCAACGGCCTATGTGCTGCTGATGGCGGTGCTGGGCCCGTTGGCTGCACGCTATGTTGAACCACTGGCCAAGGCGGCCATCCGGCGGCCCGCCGTCGCGCCCCAGGTCTAG
- a CDS encoding ECF transporter S component — MSTAAIKKTTSKSWRVVDIVVAALVAIAGGVIFWAWDQGAAALSAPMNAAYPPLTGLLAGGWMIPGVLGMLIIRKPGAALFCETVAATGELLMGSQYGASVLFSGFIQGLGAEIIFAIFVYRKFNLPVSLLAGAAAGFFCGLNDSFAPWGWNIAYSGADKLAYIVLTTVSGAILAGALSWLATRGLARTGVLSSFASRKAATEPVFS, encoded by the coding sequence ATGAGTACTGCAGCAATCAAGAAGACCACCAGTAAGTCCTGGCGCGTCGTGGACATCGTCGTCGCCGCGCTGGTGGCCATCGCGGGCGGCGTCATTTTCTGGGCATGGGACCAGGGAGCAGCCGCGCTGTCTGCCCCCATGAACGCCGCCTACCCGCCCCTGACTGGGCTGCTGGCGGGTGGCTGGATGATTCCCGGCGTGCTGGGGATGCTCATCATCCGCAAGCCCGGTGCCGCCCTGTTCTGTGAAACCGTGGCCGCCACCGGGGAACTCCTCATGGGTTCCCAGTACGGCGCCTCGGTTCTCTTCTCCGGCTTCATCCAGGGCCTCGGCGCCGAAATCATCTTCGCCATCTTCGTGTACCGCAAGTTCAACCTGCCCGTATCCCTGCTGGCCGGCGCCGCGGCTGGATTCTTCTGCGGACTGAATGACTCGTTCGCGCCGTGGGGCTGGAATATCGCCTACTCCGGTGCGGACAAGCTGGCCTACATCGTGTTGACCACCGTCTCCGGTGCCATCCTCGCCGGTGCCCTGTCCTGGCTCGCCACGCGCGGGCTGGCGCGCACCGGCGTGCTGAGCTCCTTCGCGTCCCGCAAGGCCGCTACGGAGCCTGTCTTCTCCTGA
- a CDS encoding CDGSH iron-sulfur domain-containing protein, producing MDQESATGSIVVCPDGPLIVRGDFEIVTPSGDAVPRDRKTVALCRCGASAIKPYCDGTHKMIKFRTGPSAG from the coding sequence ATGGACCAGGAATCCGCCACGGGCTCCATCGTGGTCTGCCCGGACGGGCCCCTGATCGTCCGGGGCGATTTTGAAATCGTCACGCCGTCCGGGGACGCCGTACCCCGCGACCGCAAGACCGTTGCCTTGTGCCGCTGCGGCGCCTCGGCCATCAAGCCCTACTGCGACGGCACGCACAAGATGATCAAGTTCCGCACCGGCCCGTCGGCCGGTTAG
- a CDS encoding DUF4235 domain-containing protein, producing the protein MNLFIKLLGTGVSLGAGLVGTKLVNAIWEKTTGQKPPTGKNEDVPTSLRSALTFALISASVSAIIQVLANRGTQRAITRFAKTQDIV; encoded by the coding sequence ATGAACCTTTTCATCAAGCTGCTCGGGACCGGGGTGAGCCTGGGCGCAGGCTTGGTCGGCACCAAGCTCGTCAACGCCATCTGGGAGAAGACCACCGGGCAGAAGCCGCCTACCGGAAAGAACGAGGACGTGCCCACCAGCCTCCGTTCGGCGCTGACATTCGCGCTTATCTCCGCCTCGGTCAGCGCGATCATCCAGGTCCTGGCCAACCGGGGCACCCAGCGCGCCATCACCCGGTTCGCCAAGACGCAGGACATCGTCTAG
- the dcd gene encoding dCTP deaminase encodes MLISDRDIRAEIDSQRIVLEPYDPAMVQPSSVDVRIDKFFRLFDNHKYAHIDPALEQPELTRLVEVEQDEAFILHPGEFVLGSTYETVTLPDDIAARLEGKSSLGRLGLLTHSTAGFIDPGFSGHVTLELSNMATLPIKLWPGMKIGQLCFFRLSSAAEYPYGQGEYGNRYQGQRGPTASRSHLNFHRTRI; translated from the coding sequence GTGCTGATCTCTGACCGCGACATTCGTGCCGAAATTGATTCCCAGCGGATCGTGCTGGAACCTTACGACCCCGCGATGGTCCAGCCATCGTCCGTGGATGTCAGGATCGACAAATTCTTCAGGTTGTTCGACAACCACAAGTACGCGCACATCGATCCCGCGCTGGAGCAACCCGAGCTGACGCGGCTGGTGGAAGTGGAGCAGGACGAAGCGTTCATCCTCCACCCGGGGGAGTTCGTCCTGGGGTCAACGTACGAAACCGTCACCCTGCCCGATGACATCGCAGCCCGCCTGGAGGGCAAGTCATCCCTGGGCCGCCTTGGCCTCCTGACGCACTCCACCGCAGGCTTTATCGACCCCGGTTTCTCCGGGCACGTCACGCTGGAGCTGTCCAACATGGCCACGCTGCCCATCAAGCTGTGGCCCGGCATGAAGATCGGCCAGCTCTGCTTCTTCCGGCTCAGCTCCGCCGCGGAATACCCCTACGGCCAGGGGGAGTACGGCAACCGGTACCAGGGCCAGCGCGGTCCCACTGCGAGCCGCAGCCACCTGAACTTCCACCGCACCCGCATCTAG